The window GTGGGCGACGGCGCCGGCATCGCACGGGAGCTCGAATCCTGGATGGACGAGGGCGAGGTCGACGGCTTCAACCTCACCCGCACGGTGGTGCCGGAATGCTGGGACGACTTCGTGCGGATCGCCGTGCCGGCCCTGCAGGAGCGCGGGCTCCACAAGCGGGCATACGGCGCCGGCACGCTGCGGGCGAAGCTGTTCGGGCGCGGCGACAGGCTCGACGAGGCCCACGCCGCCGGGGCGGTGCGCCGGGCGGCGCGAGCGTGACGCGGTTTCCGCGACATCGGCTCGGTCGCACCCGGCCGGCCTCCTCCACCATGCTTCGCATGGTCCCCCTCCTCCGCTCCGCAGAGGAGGATCGGCGCACGACGGTCGCCGCCTCGATCCTCCTCCGCCTGCGGAGGAGGGGGACCGCGCGCAGCGCGGTGGAGGAGGCGGACCGGGCGCGACCGCGCAGATCTGTCCCGAGCCGATCACCCGGACGGCCTGTGACGCGGATGAAGGAGTGCGCATGACGGGGATGAGGCGGATCGTCATCGTGGGAGGCGGCGCCAGCGGCGTGCTTCTGGCCGTCCACCTGCTCCGCCACCGGCCCGACGGGCTGATCGTGACGCTGGTCGAGAAGCGGCCGGAGCTCGGCGCCGGCGTCGCCTACGCGACCCGGCACCCGGACCACCTGCTCAACGTCCGCGCGTCCAACATGAGCGCCTTCCCGGACGACCCCGGCCACTTCGCCCGCTGGCTCGCCGGAACCGCCGGCACGGGCAACTGCGGCCCGGACGGCTTCGCGCCGCGGCGCCTCTACCGCGACTACCTCGCCCACCTGACCGACCCGCTGTTCCTCGACGGCCAGCTCCGGCGCGTGCGCGGCGAGGCGGTGGCGCTGCGCGACGACGCGTCCGGCGTCGAGGTCCTGTGCCGCCGCGAGGGCGGGCCCGAGACGGCCCTGCGCGGCGACGTCGCCGTGGTGGCGACCGGCAACGAGGGGCCGTCGCTGCCGCCGGAGCCCTGGCGCTACGCCGGCTGGGGCGGCGAGCAGGAGCGGCCCCCGATCCCGCACGACGCGCCCGTCGTGGTGATCGGGACGGGCCTGACCATGGTCGACCGCGTGATGTGGCTGCTGCACGACGGGCACTCGGGCCCGATCACGGCGGTGTCGCGCCACGGGCTGATGCCGCAGGCCCACCGCCCGGCGGCGGCCTTCGCCGTCGGCGAGGTGCCCTTCGGCGCCCCGGTGCTCGCCCTGACGGGATGGCTGCGCGGCCGGGCGGCGGCGGCCGAGCGCGCCGGGGCCGGCTGGCGCGCGGCGGTGGACGGGCTGCGCCCGCACACCCAGGCGCTGTGGGCCGGCCTGCCGGAGGCCGAGCGGCGGCGCTTCCTGCGCCACGCCAGGCCGTTCTGGGACGTGCACCGCCACCGCATCGCGCCGCAGGCCGAGGCCCGGCTCGATGAGGCGAGGGCGCGCGGACAGCTCAGGGTGCTGGCCGGCCACGTGACCGGCTTCGACCCCTGCCCCGGCGGCGTCGCCGTGTCGGTGAAGCCGCGCGGGGCGGAGGGCGCGGAGGTGCTCGAAGCCGCGGCGGTGTTCGAGTGCCGCGGCCGCGCCGCGGACGTCACCCGGTCCGAGAACCCGGCCCTGCAGGACCTCCTGCGCGGCGGCCGGGCGAGGCCCGACGCGCTCGGGCTCGGCCTCGACGTCACGGACGGCTGCGCGCTCGTCGACGCCGCGGGCCGCGCCTCGGACAGGCTCTTCGCCGCGGGCCCGGTCACGGCCGGCACCTTCTGGGAGATCGTGGCCGTGCCCGACATCCGCCAGCAGGCGGCGCGGCTGGCCGGGGCGTTGCTGGCCGGCCGGGCCGCGGCGGACGCGCCGGACCGGGAGGTCGCCTGACCGCGCCGCTCGGCCGTCATAGCGGCGCGCGCTGGCCGGGATCGGCCGAAGCGATGGGGGCCCGTGACGGATCGGCGCTATCGGGGTAGCGTGAAGCCGGGAGCGGCCGCCGACGCCGCCGGATGGGGAAGGAGACCGCGATGCGCCTCGCAGGCAAGACCGCTCTGGTGACCGGGTCCGCGTCGGGATTCGGCGCCGAGATCGCCAGGGTTTTCGCGCGCGAGGGCGCGAAGGTCGTCCTCTTCGACCTCAACGGGCCGGGCGCCGAGGCCGTCGCGGCCGAGATCGGCCCCGCCGCGCTCGCGGTGGCGGGCGACGTGACGTCCCGCGCCGACGTGGACCGCGCGCTCGACGCCGCGGCCGAGCACGGCGGCGGCGCCTTCGACATCATCGTCAATAACGCCGGCTGGACCCACCGCAACAAGCCGCTGCTGGAGGTGACGGAGGACGAGTTCGACCGCGTCTACGCCATCAACGTCAAATCCATCTACCACATGGTGTCCGCCGCCGTGCCGCGCCTGAAGGGCCGCGGCGGCGTGATCGTCAACGTGGGCTCGACGGCCGGCATCCGCCCGCGCCCCGGCCTCACCTGGTACAATTCCACCAAGGGCGCCGTGAACCTGCTGACCCGCTCGCTCGCGGTGGAGCTCGCGCCCGAGCGCATCCGCGTGAACTGCATCGCCCCGGTGATGGGCGCGACGGGGCTGCTGGAGTCCTTCATGGGCGTGCCCGACACGCCCGAGAACCGCGCCCGCTTCATCGCCACCATCCCGCTCGGCCGCCTCAGCGAGCCGAAGGACATCGCCAACGCGGCGCTCTACCTCGCCTCCGACGAGGCCGAGTTCGTCACCGGCGTGATCCTCGAGGTGGACGGCGGCCGCACGATCTGACGCGGACTGCGGCCGAGGCTGGACCGGCGCGCCACCGGGCCGACCGGCCGAGCCGGCTTCATCGACGGGAGCGAGCCTTGAGCGACGAACGCGGAACGCCAGCCCGGATCGTGGTGACGCGCCGCTTCGCCCCGGCCCTGATGGACCGGTTCGCCACCGCGGGCGCCTGGGTCAACCTCGACGACGAGCCCCTGACGGCGGCCGAGATCGCCGTCACCGCGGCGGACCACGCCGCCGACGCGCTGGTGGTGACGGCGACCGACCGGGTCGACGCCGCGCTCATCGCGGCGCTGCCCCCCAGTGTCCGCGCGATCGCGACCTATTCGGTCGGCCACGACCACCTCGACCTCGACGCCGCCCGCGCGCGCGGCATCGCCGTGCTGACGACGCCGGACGTCCTCAGCGACGCCGTGTCCGAGATGGCGGTGCTGTGCCTGCTCGGCGCCGCCCGCCGCGCCCACGAGGGCGCGCGCCTGATCTACGAGGGCCGGTGGCGCGGCTGGTCGCCGACGCTGCTGCTCGGGCGCGACGTCACCGGCGGGCGCCTCGGCGTGTTCGGCATGGGCCGGATCGGGCGGGCGGTCGCCCGCCGCCTCGCGCGTGGCTTCGACATGGAGGTGCACTACTTCAACCGCAGCCGGCTCGCGCCGGAGCTCGAGGACGGCGCCTCCTATTGCGACAGCGCGGCCGACCTCCTCGCCGTCAGCGACTTCCTGGTGCTGGCCGCGCCCGCGACGCCCGAGACCGCGCGGTTCCTGAACGCGGACAGCATCGCGCGGCTGCCGCCCGACGCCGTGGTGGTCAACGTCGCGCGCGGCGGGCTCGTCGACGACGAGGCGCTGATCGCCGCATTGCGGACCGGCCGCGTGGCGGCGGCGGGGCTCGACGTGTTCGACGGCGAGCCGGCCCTCCACCCCGGCTACCTCGACCTGCCCAACGTGTTCCTGCAGCCGCACCAGGGCAGCGCGACGGTGGGCACCCGCGTGCGCATGGGCGAGCTGCTGCTCGACAGCGTCGAGGCGGTGCTGGCGGGGCGGGAGGTCGGCAACCGGGTCGCGTGATGCCGCCCACCCGCGACCGCCGGGGCGTCCATCGGGCCCGGCCCCGGATCCACGACACGCACGGCGCCCCGGCCGCCGCGCGACCCCATCGGAACAGGAGGTTCCCACGATATGGCCACCAGGACCTACACCAAGCGCCTCGGCATCCTGCGCAAGAAGGACGGCATGACGCACGAGGCCTTCGAGGCGCATTGGCTCGGCACCCACGCGCCGCTCTGCGCCAAGCTGCCCGGCCTGCGCCGCTATTCGGTCAACCTCGTCGATCGCGAGCGCTTCCCCAAGTTCGACTACGACGGCTTCTCGGAGCTGTGGTTCGACTCGGAGGAGGACCTCAAGGCCGCCTTCGCCAGCCCCGAAGGCGTGACGCTGCTGGCCGATCTGCCGAATTTCGCGGGCGACATCGACCCGATCATCTCGGTCGAGACCCAGATCCTGTGGCCCTGACCGCATCGCGCGCGTCGCCGGGCCCGCAGGGCGGGCGCAAAGCGGTCAGCCGCCCGCGACGGCCTTGAGCTGCGCCGCGCGCTCGCGCGACAGCCGGGCCAGGAGCGCGTCCGGCGCCAGGTCCGGCTTCCGCACCTTGGCGAAGGCCACCCAGGCGTCGCGGTAGCGGATCCACAGCCGCTCCGTCTCGGCGAAGCCCGCGGCCGACATGCCCGAGCCGTAGCGGGACAGCTCCGGCGCGCGCGCCAGGAGCGCCTTGTAGGCCGCGTTCAGCGCGTCGTCGGCCGCCTTGGCGCCGGCCGCGCCGTCGGCCGCGACCCTGCCGGCGTCGACGTCGCCGACGAGGGCCAGGAAGGCGTCGTTGACCTGCTCCTCGGCCTCCGTCTCGAAGGCGCCGCGGCCCGTGCCGGACAGGTCCACCTCGTTGCGGCCGTGCGCGTCGGCGAAGGCCCCCTCGGCGCGCTTCAGCGGCGCGAAGGCGGCCCGCTCGGCCGGGCTCCATCCCGCCATCGCCTTGGCGAGCGTGGCTTCGCGCTTCGCGCGGGTGATGAGCTGCTCGTGGGCGGCGCAGACGCCCATCATCAGCCCGCTGGTGATGTCGTCGCAGAGGCTGAAGTCGGTGCCCTGCCAGTTCTTCGCCTTGAGGTCGGCGAGGTGCTTCACGCGGCCGTCGTTCTCGGCGGGAGCACCGTCGACCCGGCAGGCGAGGGCCGTCGCGACGTCGAGGTTCCGCGCGGCGCCGAGGCCGTTGGCGTAGACCAGCATCAGCGTGTTGTCGCCCGTATAGCCGAAGTTGGTCACCTGCGGGTCGGCGTTGCGCTTCTCCACGAAGGCGCAGAGCCGCGCCGCCTTCGGGTCGGCCGGGCGGGCGATGCCGAAATACAGCGCTTCGGAGGAGCAATCGGCGAGGCTGGCGGCCTCGGCCGGCGTCGGCGCGTCGGCGGCGGGCGGCACGACGCCCTTCAGCTTCGCGCAGATCGCCCGCGAGGCCGCGTAGTCCGGGCGCTTCGACTCCGGCGCGTCGGCCCAGTCGGGCTGCTTCGCCCGCGCGGGGCCGGCGAGGAGGGCGAGCCCCAGAAGGGCCGGCACGAGGGGGCGGTTTTTCGTCACTCAGACAGCATGGAGGTCGTGCTCGGTGTTGTCGAGCACGGCGCTCATGGCGGCGCGGGCCGCGGCGCCGTCGCGCCGGCGCATGGCGTCGAGCACGGCGCGGTGGCTCGCGACCGAGCGGGCCTGGTCGTCGGTGACGGCGTTGGTGGCGCGCAGCGAGGCCCGGAGCGCCGCCGCGATCGTGGCGACGAGGCCCCCCAGCACGACGTTGCGGGACGCCGCGATGATGCCGCCGTGGAAGGCGAGGTCGGCCTCGGCGCAGGCGTCGATGTCGTGCGGCGCCGCTTCCGCCATGGCGTCGAGCGCGGCCGCGAGGGCGTCGAACTCGGCGTCGGTGGCGCGCGCCGCCGCGAGCTCGGCCGCGGCGGGCTCGATGATGCGCCGCGTTTCCAGCAGCCCCTCCATCAGGGGCCTGTCGTGCAGCACGTCCGGGTGCCAGGCCAGCAGGTCGGGGTCGAGCATGTGCCAGTCGGCCCGCGGGCGGATGCGGGCGCCGACGCGCTGTCGGCTCTCGATCAGCCCCTTGGCGGCCAGCGTCTTGACGGCCTCGCGCACCGACGAGCGGCTGACGTCGAACCGCGCCGCCAGCAGGTCCTCGTTGGGCAGGGCGTCGCCGGGCGCGAGCGCGCCGCCCAGCACCTCGCGGGCGAGCGTGCCGACGATCTGGCCGTGGATGCGGGCGCCGGATGGCTTCTGCGGGCTGATGACGCTCTCCAGGGCGTTCGGCGCCGCGGGGCGGCAGGTGACAACGGGTTTCATTTTCGGCTCCCCGCGTGTTCTGCAGGTTCCACCCGAAGCATGCAAGCGCGTCCCTCTCCCAAAATGCAACGATGTGACACTTCGGGGCTTTGTGTGGCACCCCGCGGCGCATTCCGGTAGGAGAAGGCGCGTCGACCGGACGAAGGGGAAGGCTCCGCAGCGTGACAGCAGAGTTGATCGGCCGGCCGCATTTCAACTTCAAGGCGCCGCTCGACGCCGCGGCCGCGGCGGATCCCCTGCTGTCCCGCCTGATCGGCACGCCGGCCTTCGCGCGGCTCTCCAACGTGCGCTTCCTCGGCGGCATCGATTACGCCCGCATCCCGGCGCCCAACGGCCGGCCGGGCAGCCGCCGCTACACCCGCTACCAGCACAGCCTCGGCGTGGCGCGGCTGGCGCTGCTCTACGCGGAGCTGCGCGGGCTGCCGCCCGACGAGCGCCGGCTGATCGGCGCCGCGGCGCTGCTGCACGACATCGGCCACGCGCCGCTGTCGCACTCGCTGGAGCCCGTGTTCAAGGAGGCCTTCAGGATCGACCACCACCTCGCCACGGCGGACGTGCTGTTCGGCCGCGTGCCGCTCGGCGCGGAGGTCCACGCGGCGCTGCGCGAAGCGGGGATCGACGTCGAGCGGCTCGCCGCCGTGATCGAGGGGCGCGAGGAGGGCCACGACGGCTTCTTCGCCGGGCCGATCAACTTCGACACGATCGAGGGCATCCTGCGCTCGCACACCTACGAGAAGCCGGCCCCGCGCCTCAGCCCCGAGACCGTCACGATGGCGGCCACGCGGCGCCGCGACGCCGCCGACCGCGACACGGTGGACGAGTTCTGGCGCTGCAAGGACATGGTCTACGGCAACATCATCAACTGCGAGAAGGGCATGCTGGCCGACGCCGTGTGCCAGGACGCGATGCGCCGCGAGATCGGCCGCTTCACCCGCGCCGACTACCTCAGCACCGAGCGCAAGCTCTTCGCGAAGCTGCCCGAGCTGCGGGCCCTGCTCACCGCCCCGCATTTCGAGCGGGAAGCCCGCCGGGCCCTCACGGCGCCGCTGCGGGCCCGCACGCGCCGCTTCTTCACCGACCCGACGATCGACTTCTTCGCGCGAGACGACAGGGCCCGCTACCGCCAGAAGCGCTCCGAGCGCATCCTGGAGGTGCGCGAGCTGACGGACGAGCGGATCGAGGAGCTGCGACAGGACCTGTTCAATGACGCACGCCGCGATCGCGAAGGCCCGGACCTATTCTGACCGCAAGCTGC is drawn from Lichenibacterium dinghuense and contains these coding sequences:
- a CDS encoding FAD/NAD(P)-binding protein; this encodes MTGMRRIVIVGGGASGVLLAVHLLRHRPDGLIVTLVEKRPELGAGVAYATRHPDHLLNVRASNMSAFPDDPGHFARWLAGTAGTGNCGPDGFAPRRLYRDYLAHLTDPLFLDGQLRRVRGEAVALRDDASGVEVLCRREGGPETALRGDVAVVATGNEGPSLPPEPWRYAGWGGEQERPPIPHDAPVVVIGTGLTMVDRVMWLLHDGHSGPITAVSRHGLMPQAHRPAAAFAVGEVPFGAPVLALTGWLRGRAAAAERAGAGWRAAVDGLRPHTQALWAGLPEAERRRFLRHARPFWDVHRHRIAPQAEARLDEARARGQLRVLAGHVTGFDPCPGGVAVSVKPRGAEGAEVLEAAAVFECRGRAADVTRSENPALQDLLRGGRARPDALGLGLDVTDGCALVDAAGRASDRLFAAGPVTAGTFWEIVAVPDIRQQAARLAGALLAGRAAADAPDREVA
- a CDS encoding glucose 1-dehydrogenase, with protein sequence MRLAGKTALVTGSASGFGAEIARVFAREGAKVVLFDLNGPGAEAVAAEIGPAALAVAGDVTSRADVDRALDAAAEHGGGAFDIIVNNAGWTHRNKPLLEVTEDEFDRVYAINVKSIYHMVSAAVPRLKGRGGVIVNVGSTAGIRPRPGLTWYNSTKGAVNLLTRSLAVELAPERIRVNCIAPVMGATGLLESFMGVPDTPENRARFIATIPLGRLSEPKDIANAALYLASDEAEFVTGVILEVDGGRTI
- a CDS encoding 2-hydroxyacid dehydrogenase; the encoded protein is MSDERGTPARIVVTRRFAPALMDRFATAGAWVNLDDEPLTAAEIAVTAADHAADALVVTATDRVDAALIAALPPSVRAIATYSVGHDHLDLDAARARGIAVLTTPDVLSDAVSEMAVLCLLGAARRAHEGARLIYEGRWRGWSPTLLLGRDVTGGRLGVFGMGRIGRAVARRLARGFDMEVHYFNRSRLAPELEDGASYCDSAADLLAVSDFLVLAAPATPETARFLNADSIARLPPDAVVVNVARGGLVDDEALIAALRTGRVAAAGLDVFDGEPALHPGYLDLPNVFLQPHQGSATVGTRVRMGELLLDSVEAVLAGREVGNRVA
- a CDS encoding EthD family reductase, producing the protein MATRTYTKRLGILRKKDGMTHEAFEAHWLGTHAPLCAKLPGLRRYSVNLVDRERFPKFDYDGFSELWFDSEEDLKAAFASPEGVTLLADLPNFAGDIDPIISVETQILWP
- a CDS encoding lysozyme inhibitor LprI family protein, whose amino-acid sequence is MPALLGLALLAGPARAKQPDWADAPESKRPDYAASRAICAKLKGVVPPAADAPTPAEAASLADCSSEALYFGIARPADPKAARLCAFVEKRNADPQVTNFGYTGDNTLMLVYANGLGAARNLDVATALACRVDGAPAENDGRVKHLADLKAKNWQGTDFSLCDDITSGLMMGVCAAHEQLITRAKREATLAKAMAGWSPAERAAFAPLKRAEGAFADAHGRNEVDLSGTGRGAFETEAEEQVNDAFLALVGDVDAGRVAADGAAGAKAADDALNAAYKALLARAPELSRYGSGMSAAGFAETERLWIRYRDAWVAFAKVRKPDLAPDALLARLSRERAAQLKAVAGG
- a CDS encoding FadR/GntR family transcriptional regulator, translating into MKPVVTCRPAAPNALESVISPQKPSGARIHGQIVGTLAREVLGGALAPGDALPNEDLLAARFDVSRSSVREAVKTLAAKGLIESRQRVGARIRPRADWHMLDPDLLAWHPDVLHDRPLMEGLLETRRIIEPAAAELAAARATDAEFDALAAALDAMAEAAPHDIDACAEADLAFHGGIIAASRNVVLGGLVATIAAALRASLRATNAVTDDQARSVASHRAVLDAMRRRDGAAARAAMSAVLDNTEHDLHAV
- a CDS encoding HD domain-containing protein; this encodes MTAELIGRPHFNFKAPLDAAAAADPLLSRLIGTPAFARLSNVRFLGGIDYARIPAPNGRPGSRRYTRYQHSLGVARLALLYAELRGLPPDERRLIGAAALLHDIGHAPLSHSLEPVFKEAFRIDHHLATADVLFGRVPLGAEVHAALREAGIDVERLAAVIEGREEGHDGFFAGPINFDTIEGILRSHTYEKPAPRLSPETVTMAATRRRDAADRDTVDEFWRCKDMVYGNIINCEKGMLADAVCQDAMRREIGRFTRADYLSTERKLFAKLPELRALLTAPHFEREARRALTAPLRARTRRFFTDPTIDFFARDDRARYRQKRSERILEVRELTDERIEELRQDLFNDARRDREGPDLF